From Camelus dromedarius isolate mCamDro1 chromosome 23, mCamDro1.pat, whole genome shotgun sequence, a single genomic window includes:
- the MINDY1 gene encoding ubiquitin carboxyl-terminal hydrolase MINDY-1: MEDHQPEHPASTKDSTADAVSPENHEVPSEAEEHPQDRDAKDADGAAGERELAEQSSPLAQGQDNLKPLSPDASSSQPGPAQGTQPEAETVGACSRPQELPQSPRARQPELDFYCVKWIPWKGERTPIITQSANGPCPLLAIMNILLLQWKVKLPPQKEVITSDELMAHLGDCLLSIKPQEKSEGLQLNFQQNVDDAMTVLPKLATGLDVNVRFTGVSDFEYTPECSIFDLLGIPLYHGWLVDPQSPEAVSAVGKLSYNQLVEKIITCKHSSDTSLVTEGLIAEQFLETTAAQLTYHGLCELTAAAKEGELSVFFRNNHFSTMTKHKSHLYLLVTDQGFLQEEQVVWESLHNVDGDSCFCDSDFHLSHSLGKGPGAESASGSPEKQRQVDQDYLIALSLQQQQQQPQGTLGLSDLELAQQLQQEEYQQHQAVQPAPARAPSPPQGRGATSGRPAAERRQRPKQESDCVLL, from the exons ATGGAAGACCATCAGCCTGAGCATCCAGCCTCTACTAAAGACAGCACTGCAGACGCAGTCAGCCCAGAGAACCACGAGGTCCCGTCAGAAGCAGAGGAGCACCCTCAGGACAGGGATGCCAAAGATGCTGATGGGGCAGCTGGAGAACGGGAGCTGGCCGAGCAAAGTTCGCCGCTGGCCCAGGGCCAGGATAACCTCAAGCCCCTCTCACCTGACGCTAGCTCAAGCCAACCGGGGCCAGCTCAGGGGACGCAGCCCGAGGCAGAGACGGTGGGGGCCTGCTCCAGGCCGCAGGAGCTCCCCCAGTCCCCCAGAGCCCGACAGCCTGAGCTAGACTTCTACTGTGTAAAGTGGATCCCCTGGAAGGGAGAACGGACACCCATCATCACCCAGAGCGCTAACGGCCCGTGCCCTCTCCTCGCCATCATGAACATCCTCCTTCTTCAGTGGAAG GTGAAGCTGCCACCTCAGAAGGAAGTGATCACATCAGATGAGCTCATGGCCCATCTTG GAGACTGCCTTCTGTCCATCAAACCCCAGGAGAAGTCAGAGGGACTTCAGCTTAATTTCCAGCAG AATGTGGACGATGCAATGACAGTGCTGCCTAAGCTGGCCACAGGGCTGGATGTCAATGTGCGGTTCACAGGCGTCTCTGATTTTGAGTACACACCCGAGTGCAGTATCTTTGACCTACTAGGCATACCTCTGTACCATGGCTGGCTTGTTGATCCACAG AGTCCTGAGGCTGTGAGCGCAGTTGGGAAACTGAGCTACAACCAGCTGGTGGAGAAGATCATCACCTGCAAACACTCCAGCGACACCAGCCTGGTGACAGAAG GCCTGATTGCAGAGCAGTTCCTGGAGACCACGGCCGCACAGCTGACCTACCATGGTCTGTGTGAGCTGACGGCGGCTGCCAAGGAGGGCGAACTTAGCGTCTTTTTCCGGAACAACCACTTTAGCACAATGACTAAGCACAAG AGTCACTTATACCTACTGGTCACTGACCAGGGCTTTCTACAGGAGGAGCAGGTGGTGTGGGAGAGCCTGCACAACGTGGATGGAGACAGCTGCTTTTGTGACTCTGACTTCCACCTGAGTCATTCCCTGGGCAAGGGGCCTGGCGCAGAAAGTGCGAGCGGCTCCCCAGAGAAGCAGCGGCAGGTGGACCAG gactACCTGATCGCCTTgtccctgcagcagcagcagcagcagccgcaggGCACGTTAGGTCTTAGTGACTTGGAACTGGCCCAGCAGCTTCAGCAAGAGGAGTACCAACAGCACCAAGCGGTCCAGCCCGCACCGGCACGGGCCCCGTCGCCGCCGCAG GGGCGAGGAGCCACATCTGGACGCCCAGCCGCCGAGCGTCGGCAAAGACCGAAGCAAGAGTCCGACTGTGTCCTCCTGTAG